A portion of the Candidatus Atribacteria bacterium ADurb.Bin276 genome contains these proteins:
- the flr_2 gene encoding Flavoredoxin — MKKVNVEVNKIGYPMPVVIIGTEVKGKANFMTAAWVTNVNLEPPMLAICLSKDHLTSKAIQENKVFSINFPDRTLAIKADYCGLKSGKEVDKSNIFNIFYGKEHQSPLIEECPLSASCKLTEVIQVAGDLLIIGEVVEAFSDEGYLNQGEPDVKKMDLLIFTMPDNKYWSLGDYIGQAFEIGKSMSSDEE, encoded by the coding sequence GTGAAGAAAGTTAATGTTGAAGTGAATAAGATTGGTTATCCTATGCCGGTGGTAATTATTGGAACTGAAGTCAAGGGAAAAGCAAATTTTATGACGGCGGCTTGGGTTACAAATGTCAATTTGGAACCTCCAATGTTAGCAATTTGTTTAAGCAAGGATCACCTTACATCAAAAGCTATTCAAGAAAATAAAGTATTTAGTATCAATTTTCCCGACCGAACCTTAGCGATTAAGGCTGATTACTGTGGCTTAAAATCAGGAAAAGAAGTTGATAAATCAAATATTTTTAATATTTTCTATGGGAAAGAACACCAATCCCCTCTTATCGAGGAATGTCCTCTTTCGGCTTCCTGTAAACTCACTGAAGTAATCCAAGTAGCAGGCGATCTTCTGATTATTGGCGAAGTAGTAGAAGCTTTTTCTGATGAAGGTTATCTTAACCAGGGAGAACCGGATGTAAAGAAAATGGACTTATTGATATTCACCATGCCGGATAATAAATATTGGAGCTTAGGGGATTATATTGGTCAGG